CTGTCGCGCAGTCGTCCGAGCTGCTTTCCACGCGCCGCATGGCGCAATTGATGGAAGACATTACCCATCGGTATGCCGATCGCATCGTGATCTTCGACATGCCACCGCTGCTGGGCCTGGATGACGTTCTGGTACTGTCGCCGGAGATCCATGCCAGCGTCCTGATCGTCCCCGAGAATGGCAACACGCAGGAGGAGGTACGCCAGGCCATGGAGTTGTTGCCAGAGCGGGGCTTCATGGGCGTGGTGTTCAACAAGGCGTCGGATGGTGTTCGCAGTTACTGATCAGAGGCGCGAGAGGCTGGCGGGCTGGGTCTGCCTGGGACGGATGCCATGCTAGCGATACTGCCCAAGATCATCGTGTTCTCCGGCTCGCTGCTTCTGTTGGCCGGTGTGATCAGGCCGTTGCTGGTGGTGCAGGGTTACCTGGTCGTTCGCCCCATGGTCCAGCCGTTCGCCTGGCTGCAGTACAAGTTGTTCGGGCTGCCGGTTGCCTTGCCGTTGAGCGTTATCGTCATCGCGTTGGGGATGTTGCTTCCCCTGGCTCGCCCGCACTGGGTCCTGATCCCGGACCGCGGTGGCTTTTTGTTGCTGTTCCTTTTCATTGCCATGATCTCTGCCGGGCTATCGGCAGACTTCAAGCTGTCGGTTGCTGCACTGGTGAAACTGGCGACGGTCTGGTTCCTGTATGTCATCGCCTTCAACAGTGTGCAAGATGAAACGGATGCCAGGGGGATTCTCGATGCGGTGATCCTTTCCTCGGTGATCCCGGTTGCTTTCGGGTTCTATCAGGAGGTCACGGGCAACTACGACATGATCTACGACGCCGAGGTGGACCGGGTGAGCAGCGTTTTCGCCACCGGTAACGACTACGGCATCTTTCTTTCGCTGGTCACTGGCGCGTTGGCCATACGGCTGCTGGTGACGGACTCGCGCGCGTACCGGATACTGTTGCTGCTTCTCCTCGTCGTCGTTCTGGTATCCCAGGTATTGGCCCTGAACCGCGGGACCTGGGTCGCGCTGACACTGGGCCTGGCCGTGGCATCGTTGAGGTATCGGCGACATCTGAACCTGAAGTGGCTGTTACTGGGGGTCTTGGTGTTCCTGGCGGCCTTCTCCGGACGGATCATGGAACGTTTTGCGGAACTGAACCATCCGTCGGAGGTCCATTATGCCGCCACCAATACGCTGGAGGGTCGGTTCGCATATTGGCGTGCACTGGTGCCGGTGGTTCTCGAACGCCCTGTGATCGGGCATGGCATAGGCACCAATACGCTGATCAGCGAGGAGCGCCTGGGCAGGCAGCACAAGCTGCACAACGATTATCTTCTGGTGTTTCTCGAGACCGGTGCACTGGGCCTGATCGCCTACGTGGCGTTTCTCTGGCATCTGCTGGTCGCCTTTCTGTCCGGTGGCATGCCTTCCAGGTTATGGCCCTGGGGGTTTTCCATGTTGATGCTCACGGTGTACTTCGTGGTGATGTTGGGGTTTCAGAACATCGTTCAGAGCATCCTCAATTTCCTACTCTTCCTGGTCCTGGTGGCGACCGCCTCCAAGCTGGCCCTGCTGGCGCCGGCAGAGCAGGAGATGCAGCACGACAGCCTCGGCCACCCGGTTCCACATAACGAAACACATGGAGAATAAGTGATGACAGATAACAAGAGCGGGGGCGGCAGGTGTCGTTCTCTGAATGGAGGGTTGTACGCAGCATTACTGGTGTGCGCCGGGGCAACGTGTGCGGCCTCCTGGCAATCGCTTCCCTTGACGACAGTCGAACAGGAGGAACGTGGTATCGCCGGTGGCGAGGGATTCCAGCAGGTGATGGCCATCGCTTATGCGCCTTCAGCGCCGGAGATTGTCTATCTCGCCTCCGATACGACCAGGGTCTGGAGGTCCAAGGACGGTGGCAGTCACTGGCGTTCCGTGTCCAACGGCCTGGATTCCAACGGGGTCTGTTCCTTGCTGGTGCATCCCGAGAATCCCAAGGTGGTGTTCGCCGCGGCCTGTCTCGGACCAGAAGCGGCGCGGGCCCGCAAGAGCCCGAAACGTCGGGAGGGGATCTTTCTTTCCACGGATGGTGGCAGGAACTGGTCGCTGATGCGGTCGACGGAGTTCCACAAGCAGCGTTCCATGGGTTCGCTGTTTGCCATCGCCCCCCGTTCCTTGAAGGACAAGAGTTTCACCGTGTACGCCGGCAGCTACAGCGAGGGCCTGCTGGTGAGCCGTGACGGGGGAAGGCAGTGGCGGCAGACGGGTTTCAACCCGGGTCCGATCCGGGACCTGGAAGTCTCGCCGGCCGATCCTGACGCCTTGCTGCTGGCGACGGCCAAGGGGCTTTACAGCTACCAGGACGGCAAGGCGACCCCACTGGGGAAAGACCTGCCAGGGATACCAACCAACCTGGCAGTCACGCCCGCATCACCCGACCGTATCGTGGCAGCGGTCGACGGCCGCGTGATGGTCTCCGATGATGGTGGAAGCCATTTTCGGTTGGCTTCCTCGGGGCTGCCCCCGGTAGAAAGATCCCATGTCGCCGATGTCTACGCCAGTCCGCTCGATGCGGACCGGCTCTATGCCACCACCTGGAAGAACAGCGACAAGGGGCCCTTCTTTTCGCGTGACGGCGGACGCCACTGGTCGCCTTCGGCCTCGATCCGTACCTTTGGACTGACGGCTGGCAAGGGGTTCTGGTTTCCGAGCCCGATCGCGCCTCATCCTTCACAGGCGGACATGGCACTGACCGCGTCGAACGGTAAAACCGTGGTCCTGCGCACCGCCGATGGGGGGAGCAGCTGGGTCTACAGTGGCAGCGGATATACCGGTGGTCGGGTCATGGACATGGCGGTGGTCTCCGACAAGGAGTGGTATATCGGACTCACGGATCACGGCCTCTGGCAGACGGTTGATGGTGGCAAGTCGTTTGAGCAGCGCAAGGTTCCCGGCGTGCACCCCACGTCCATCGGCGGTGTTTCCGTGTCCGGGCAGCAGCTCGTGGTGTCGGTCGGTGGCTGGGACACGAAACACCTGGCCATATCCAATGATGGCGGTGCCCGTTGGCGCCATGCGCGTACCGTAAAGGGTTCACTGAACCTGATCCGGCATCATCCGGACGATCCCAGGGTCATCTATGCGGGCGGCTTCCGAAGCAACGATGGGAGCAGGAACTGGGCGCGACTGGATCATGCGGTTCGTGCCGTGTTCTCTGGAAATGGCGATCTTGTCTATGGGTTCGACAGGGCGGAGCGCCGGGTGCTTGCCTCGTTCGACAGGGGAGACAACTGGAGCGCCATTGCGCGTTGTGCCGATCTGAGCGGCCGGGTCAACGGCATGGCGGCTGATCCGCAGCGTGTCGGTGTGCTTTACCTGGCCAGCAACCAGGGCGTGTTCAAAGTGGAGAATGGCCTCTGCCGCAAACTGGGAATGGGCAAGGGCTTCAAAAAGGACAGCCACGGGAGTTACGCGGTCAGGTCCATTGCGGTCGACCCTGCCGATCCCTTGACTGTCTATGCCGGGCGTTGGGCGCCGGGGCGGGGGGCATCGGCTGGCCTGTACCGTTCCACCGATGGGGGTATCAACTGGCAGCCGTTCAATTCCGGTATCAGCGGCTTGTTCGATGTCTGGTCGATTCATCCCGATCGGCGTGGGAGCCGGCTGTTCATCGGGTCGACCTTCGGCCTGCAGTCGCTTGCCCTGTGAGCGACTGACGATATGGCTGAGGCAGCGTGTTGAGAGGAGTCGTCTTCGTGGTGGGGGCATCGAGGTCAGGCACGACCTTGATGAGCCGGATCCTTGGTTGGCACCCCCTGCTGCTGGCCACCAACGAGCTGCATTATTTCGGCGACCTGTGCGACCCGTTCGACCTGGAGCAGCCCTTGCCTGAGGAGCAGGCAGTGGCGGTGGCGGCGACGCTCTATGCGCGGTTCCGGCGCGGATTGTGGCAGGACATGCCCGATGAGCGGGACTATGGTGATGCCCGCGCCCTGGTTGCGGGGCTCTGCTCTGCGCTCGACGGCAGGGTGTTGTTCGAGGCCTTCTTGCGGCAACTCGCGTTGGACCAGGTCGCCAACATCATCGTCGAGCAGACGCCCCGCAATATCTACTATGCGCAACGGCTGCTGGAGGCCTATCCCGAGGCGCGCATCGTGCACATGGTACGAGATCCGCGTGCGGTGCTGGCCTCACAGAAAAAGCGCTGGACCCGTCGCTGGCGTCTCAAGGCCCGCAACATCCCCTGGCGCGAAGCTCTGCGCGAATGGGTGGCGTATCACCCTGTCACCATGTGCCTGTTGTGGCAGAAGGCATATGTCGAGGGGACGGCGCTTGCAGGGCATCCCAGATATCTGCGGTTACGCTTCGAGGACCTCCTGGAGCGCCCGGCAGCGGCTGTGGAGGCCCTATGTGCGTTTCTCGGTGTCGGTTTCCACGCAACCATGCTGGAGGTGGAACAGGTGGATTCTTCCCTGCGCGCAGCGGATGAAGGTGCCTGTGGTGTGCAGGCACGAGCGGCCGGCGAGTGGAAATCGGTTCTCGACGCCGGTGAGGTGTTTCTGGTCGAAAAGATGTTGGGCAGGCCGATGGCCGAGCTGGGTTACCGGCCGGAAGGACAGTCGGCGTACTCGGCCTTGTTCTCCCTGGCATGGCATGGTTTGCGTTTTCCCTTTCACGTGGTGGCGACCCTGCTGATTGATCCGCGGCGTTTCCTCATCCAGTTGAAGGGCGTGCTGCGACGTGCTTTCTGATATCGTGCATTTCCGATATCCGGGAAAGAAACTACGACAGCCGATACCTTGGCCTGGTGCATGACAGACGCCCCATGGTTCACATGTCGGGTCGCGAGTCGGTTGTGCCGGCCCGCTTTACAAGCGCAGGAACAGGATGAAACTGCTCTATATCGCGGGTGACAATCGGTCGGGTTCCACCCTTCTGGACATGCTGATCGCCGGTCATTCGCGGGTGGTGACACTTGGCGAGGCGCACCAGCTGAGGGCCTATGTACGCAGGGATACGCGCTATTATCGGCAGACGCCGGGTGATCCGGCGCACGAGATGCGGTGTTACTGCGGCAGCACGCTCGATGCCTGCGAATTCTGGCGGGAGGTGCAGGCGGCACTGGATGTACCCCTGGACTCGCTGGAGCTCAAGCTGCTCATCAACCAAACCGAGTTGCGGGGAATGAAGCACCTGTGGCGGAGGCTGTTGTGGTTGAGCCTGAATGCCATACCGTCCCTGTACGAGTACGGCCCCCTGTTTCGCGCCACCGGGGGCGAACAGGTCGGTCGCGACAGTGTCAGGCTGTACGAGGCAGTTGCCAGGGCCAGCGGTGCGGAATACGTGCTCGACTCGTCCAAGGTCCCTCATCGCCTGTACGCCATTGCGCAGCGTATTCCCGAAGATACCCGCCTGATCCTGCTCTGTCGCGACTTCAAGGGCACGGTTTACTCCAAGGTGAAACGTGGCATCCCCATGCTCAAGGCGGCCCTTCAGTGGAAATGGACGGTGCGCCAGATGGAGCGTTTCAGCCGGAAGCTGCCCGCTGAACAGGTGCTGCGCGTGCGCTACGAGGACATCTGCCGGGATACGGTCTCCGAGATGCAGCGTATTTGCCGCTTTCTCGATCTGCCATACGAAGAGCGCATGGTCTCGGGTGAGCGCAGCGATCTGCATCACCTGGGAGGCAGTCCGTCGAAGTACAGGGGATTTCGGGATATCCGGCTGGACACTGGTCATGAGGCCGCGTTTTCCCCCTGGCACAGGAAGGTACTGTATGCCCTGGTCAGGAGAGAGGCGGCGCAGTGGGGATATGGTGCATGACGCCGTGGTCCATGGCCTCGGCATGATGGGGGGAGCATGTTTCCCCGGCGATTCTTGATGCCACGGTGGGTCAGAACATCAGCAAAAGGCGTGGCCCTGGCCTACAGGCGGGTGATCTCGCGTGATCGCGCCCTGCCGGATTTCATTATCGTGGGCGCTCAGAAGGCCGGCACATCGAGCCTGTTCCACTATTTGCGTCAGCATCCCCAGCTGGTTCCGCCCTTTACGAAAGAAGTACATTTCTTCGATGGGGGACTGCATCCGGATATCGACAATTTCGAGAAGCGGCCGGCCTGGTACCGCGCCCATTTCCCGCCGAAAAGCACGCTGGGCGAGGGCCGCCGGACATTCGAGGCATCGCCTCTTTACCTGTTCAACCCGCTCGTTCCGGAGCGCATCCACGACCTTGTTCCCACAGTGAAGCTCATTGCCCTGCTCAGGAACCCGACAGAGCGGGCCATCTCCCATTATTTTCACGAACGACGGGCAGGGCACGAGACATTGCCTGTGATGGAGGCTCTCCAGGCAGAAGAGCAGCGGCTGGCATCCGTGATGGCCAGCGGGGACTACAAGAGCGATGCCTTCATGAAGTTCTCATACAAGAAGCGGGGCCTCTACAGGGAGCAGCTGGAGCGTTTCACCGCTTATTTTTCCTGGTCGCAGCTCCTGGTCCTTAGCAGTGAAGAATTCTTCCGCGATCCGGGACAGACGCTTCGCCGGGTGTTCGAGTTCGTGGGGGTTGATCCGGAGTGCAGGGTGGGTGACCTGAAACCTCGTAACGTGGGGCGCGACAAGGCCAAGGTGGGTCCCGAGGTATACCGGTATCTGGACGACTATTTCGAGCCACACAATCAGGCGCTTTACCGCCTCATCGGGAAAG
The sequence above is a segment of the endosymbiont of unidentified scaly snail isolate Monju genome. Coding sequences within it:
- a CDS encoding O-antigen ligase family protein, which encodes MLAILPKIIVFSGSLLLLAGVIRPLLVVQGYLVVRPMVQPFAWLQYKLFGLPVALPLSVIVIALGMLLPLARPHWVLIPDRGGFLLLFLFIAMISAGLSADFKLSVAALVKLATVWFLYVIAFNSVQDETDARGILDAVILSSVIPVAFGFYQEVTGNYDMIYDAEVDRVSSVFATGNDYGIFLSLVTGALAIRLLVTDSRAYRILLLLLLVVVLVSQVLALNRGTWVALTLGLAVASLRYRRHLNLKWLLLGVLVFLAAFSGRIMERFAELNHPSEVHYAATNTLEGRFAYWRALVPVVLERPVIGHGIGTNTLISEERLGRQHKLHNDYLLVFLETGALGLIAYVAFLWHLLVAFLSGGMPSRLWPWGFSMLMLTVYFVVMLGFQNIVQSILNFLLFLVLVATASKLALLAPAEQEMQHDSLGHPVPHNETHGE
- a CDS encoding WD40/YVTN/BNR-like repeat-containing protein; translation: MTTVEQEERGIAGGEGFQQVMAIAYAPSAPEIVYLASDTTRVWRSKDGGSHWRSVSNGLDSNGVCSLLVHPENPKVVFAAACLGPEAARARKSPKRREGIFLSTDGGRNWSLMRSTEFHKQRSMGSLFAIAPRSLKDKSFTVYAGSYSEGLLVSRDGGRQWRQTGFNPGPIRDLEVSPADPDALLLATAKGLYSYQDGKATPLGKDLPGIPTNLAVTPASPDRIVAAVDGRVMVSDDGGSHFRLASSGLPPVERSHVADVYASPLDADRLYATTWKNSDKGPFFSRDGGRHWSPSASIRTFGLTAGKGFWFPSPIAPHPSQADMALTASNGKTVVLRTADGGSSWVYSGSGYTGGRVMDMAVVSDKEWYIGLTDHGLWQTVDGGKSFEQRKVPGVHPTSIGGVSVSGQQLVVSVGGWDTKHLAISNDGGARWRHARTVKGSLNLIRHHPDDPRVIYAGGFRSNDGSRNWARLDHAVRAVFSGNGDLVYGFDRAERRVLASFDRGDNWSAIARCADLSGRVNGMAADPQRVGVLYLASNQGVFKVENGLCRKLGMGKGFKKDSHGSYAVRSIAVDPADPLTVYAGRWAPGRGASAGLYRSTDGGINWQPFNSGISGLFDVWSIHPDRRGSRLFIGSTFGLQSLAL
- a CDS encoding sulfotransferase family protein, with protein sequence MGASRSGTTLMSRILGWHPLLLATNELHYFGDLCDPFDLEQPLPEEQAVAVAATLYARFRRGLWQDMPDERDYGDARALVAGLCSALDGRVLFEAFLRQLALDQVANIIVEQTPRNIYYAQRLLEAYPEARIVHMVRDPRAVLASQKKRWTRRWRLKARNIPWREALREWVAYHPVTMCLLWQKAYVEGTALAGHPRYLRLRFEDLLERPAAAVEALCAFLGVGFHATMLEVEQVDSSLRAADEGACGVQARAAGEWKSVLDAGEVFLVEKMLGRPMAELGYRPEGQSAYSALFSLAWHGLRFPFHVVATLLIDPRRFLIQLKGVLRRAF
- a CDS encoding sulfotransferase family protein codes for the protein MKLLYIAGDNRSGSTLLDMLIAGHSRVVTLGEAHQLRAYVRRDTRYYRQTPGDPAHEMRCYCGSTLDACEFWREVQAALDVPLDSLELKLLINQTELRGMKHLWRRLLWLSLNAIPSLYEYGPLFRATGGEQVGRDSVRLYEAVARASGAEYVLDSSKVPHRLYAIAQRIPEDTRLILLCRDFKGTVYSKVKRGIPMLKAALQWKWTVRQMERFSRKLPAEQVLRVRYEDICRDTVSEMQRICRFLDLPYEERMVSGERSDLHHLGGSPSKYRGFRDIRLDTGHEAAFSPWHRKVLYALVRREAAQWGYGA
- a CDS encoding sulfotransferase domain-containing protein, with the translated sequence MALAYRRVISRDRALPDFIIVGAQKAGTSSLFHYLRQHPQLVPPFTKEVHFFDGGLHPDIDNFEKRPAWYRAHFPPKSTLGEGRRTFEASPLYLFNPLVPERIHDLVPTVKLIALLRNPTERAISHYFHERRAGHETLPVMEALQAEEQRLASVMASGDYKSDAFMKFSYKKRGLYREQLERFTAYFSWSQLLVLSSEEFFRDPGQTLRRVFEFVGVDPECRVGDLKPRNVGRDKAKVGPEVYRYLDDYFEPHNQALYRLIGKGFDW